The following coding sequences are from one Melospiza melodia melodia isolate bMelMel2 chromosome 2, bMelMel2.pri, whole genome shotgun sequence window:
- the WARS2 gene encoding tryptophan--tRNA ligase, mitochondrial isoform X1: protein MATPSGLIRALHRGTLGQNMVMDRIFSGIQPTGTPHLGNYLGAIQNWVNLQEECSSVLYSIMDMHSFTMPKEPAVLRQNILDTTAAILACGIDPNKCLLFRQSLVPEHAELAWILGCLTNVPRLLRLPQWKMKRASQNSEGTVGLLTYPVLQAADILLYKSTRVPVGEDQVLHLELAQDIAQHFNKKYGEFFPVPKAILSTTKRIKSLRDPSAKMSKSDPQKLATVTIADSPDEIVLKFRKAVTDFTSEVTYEPAARPGVSNLVSIHAAVTGLSIKDVLHQATGLDTAHYKMVVAEAVIQKFAPIRSEIKKLQEDKSHLIKVLEDGAEKAKELAAPIYQEIRRLVGFQ, encoded by the exons AACATGGTCATGGATCGGATTTTCTCTGGTATCCAGCCGACTGGGACCCCTCATCTGGGTAACTACCTTGGAGCCATTCAGAACTGGGTGAATCTGCAGGAAGAGTGCAGCTCAGTGCTCTATAGCATTATGGACATGCACTCTTTCACCATGCCCAAGGAGCCAGCTGTCCTGCGCCAGAACATCCTGGACACCACTGCTGCCATCCTTGCCTGTGGGATTGACCCCAACAAGTGTCTCCTCTTCCGGCAGTCACTG GTTCCTGAGCATGCAGAACTTGCCTGGATTCTTGGGTGCTTAACTAATGTGCCACGTCTGCTACGTTTGCCCCAGTGGAAG aTGAAGCGTGCCAGCCAGAATAGCGAAGGAACTGTTGGTTTGTTGACTTACCCTGTGCTTCAAGCAGCAGATATTTTACTGTACAA GTCAACACGTGTTCCTGTTGGAGAAGATCAAGTCCTGCACCTGGAACTAGCCCAAGATATAGCACAACATTTCAACAAGAAATATGGAGAATTCTTTCCTGTGCCCAAAGCCATTTTAA gtaCAACAAAGAGAATAAAATCCCTCAGAGATCCATCAGCCAAGATGTCCAAGTCAGACCCGCAGAAGTTAGCCACCGTTACCATAGCAGACAGCCCAGATGAAATAGTGCTGAAGTTCCGCAAGGCTGTGACTGACTTCACCTCGGAGGTGACCTACgagcccgccgcccgccccggtgTCTCCAACCTGGTGTCCATCCACGCCGCAGTGACGGGGCTGAGCATCAAAGACGTGCTGCACCAAGCCACTGGTCTCGACACTGCTCACTACAAAATGGTGGTGGCAGAGGCCGTTATCCAAAAATTTGCACCTATCAGGAGTGAAATCAAGAAACTCCAGGAAGACAAGTCTCATCTGATAAAGGTTTTAGAGGATGGAGCAGAGAAAGCCAAAGAACTGGCTGCTCCTATCTATCAAGAGATAAGGAGATTGGTGGGATTTCAATAG
- the WARS2 gene encoding tryptophan--tRNA ligase, mitochondrial isoform X2, with protein MVMDRIFSGIQPTGTPHLGNYLGAIQNWVNLQEECSSVLYSIMDMHSFTMPKEPAVLRQNILDTTAAILACGIDPNKCLLFRQSLVPEHAELAWILGCLTNVPRLLRLPQWKMKRASQNSEGTVGLLTYPVLQAADILLYKSTRVPVGEDQVLHLELAQDIAQHFNKKYGEFFPVPKAILSTTKRIKSLRDPSAKMSKSDPQKLATVTIADSPDEIVLKFRKAVTDFTSEVTYEPAARPGVSNLVSIHAAVTGLSIKDVLHQATGLDTAHYKMVVAEAVIQKFAPIRSEIKKLQEDKSHLIKVLEDGAEKAKELAAPIYQEIRRLVGFQ; from the exons ATGGTCATGGATCGGATTTTCTCTGGTATCCAGCCGACTGGGACCCCTCATCTGGGTAACTACCTTGGAGCCATTCAGAACTGGGTGAATCTGCAGGAAGAGTGCAGCTCAGTGCTCTATAGCATTATGGACATGCACTCTTTCACCATGCCCAAGGAGCCAGCTGTCCTGCGCCAGAACATCCTGGACACCACTGCTGCCATCCTTGCCTGTGGGATTGACCCCAACAAGTGTCTCCTCTTCCGGCAGTCACTG GTTCCTGAGCATGCAGAACTTGCCTGGATTCTTGGGTGCTTAACTAATGTGCCACGTCTGCTACGTTTGCCCCAGTGGAAG aTGAAGCGTGCCAGCCAGAATAGCGAAGGAACTGTTGGTTTGTTGACTTACCCTGTGCTTCAAGCAGCAGATATTTTACTGTACAA GTCAACACGTGTTCCTGTTGGAGAAGATCAAGTCCTGCACCTGGAACTAGCCCAAGATATAGCACAACATTTCAACAAGAAATATGGAGAATTCTTTCCTGTGCCCAAAGCCATTTTAA gtaCAACAAAGAGAATAAAATCCCTCAGAGATCCATCAGCCAAGATGTCCAAGTCAGACCCGCAGAAGTTAGCCACCGTTACCATAGCAGACAGCCCAGATGAAATAGTGCTGAAGTTCCGCAAGGCTGTGACTGACTTCACCTCGGAGGTGACCTACgagcccgccgcccgccccggtgTCTCCAACCTGGTGTCCATCCACGCCGCAGTGACGGGGCTGAGCATCAAAGACGTGCTGCACCAAGCCACTGGTCTCGACACTGCTCACTACAAAATGGTGGTGGCAGAGGCCGTTATCCAAAAATTTGCACCTATCAGGAGTGAAATCAAGAAACTCCAGGAAGACAAGTCTCATCTGATAAAGGTTTTAGAGGATGGAGCAGAGAAAGCCAAAGAACTGGCTGCTCCTATCTATCAAGAGATAAGGAGATTGGTGGGATTTCAATAG